One Dokdonia sp. Dokd-P16 genomic window carries:
- the bshA gene encoding N-acetyl-alpha-D-glucosaminyl L-malate synthase BshA, protein MKIAIVCYPTFGGSGVVATELGIALSKRGHEVHFVTYKQPVRLALLNDNIHFHEVNVPDYPLFHYQPYELALSSKLVKIIKKEQIDILHVHYAIPHAYAGYMAKEMLKQEGIHVPMVTTLHGTDITLVGSHPFYRPAVSFSINNSDVVTSVSESLKQDTLRLFEITREIDVVPNFIDFGAETDTFTDCQRDLMANEGERIVTHVSNFRKVKRISDVIEVFYRLQLEIPSKLLMVGEGPEREAAEERVKELGIEDKVRFLGNSNEVDKILCFSDLFLLPSEAESFGLAALEAMVNRVPVISSNAGGIPEVNVDGVTGYLSNVGNIADMAQNAIRILEDDDTLEKFKTNARKEAAKFDIQNIVPLYESLYKRALEEVS, encoded by the coding sequence ATGAAAATTGCAATTGTCTGTTACCCAACCTTTGGAGGAAGTGGAGTGGTAGCAACAGAACTAGGAATCGCTTTATCAAAAAGAGGTCACGAAGTACACTTTGTAACGTATAAGCAACCTGTACGCCTAGCTTTATTAAATGACAATATTCATTTTCATGAGGTAAACGTTCCAGATTATCCACTTTTTCATTATCAGCCATATGAGCTAGCGCTTTCTAGCAAGTTGGTGAAAATCATCAAGAAAGAACAAATAGATATTTTACATGTACACTATGCGATACCTCACGCATATGCAGGCTATATGGCAAAGGAAATGCTCAAGCAAGAAGGTATTCATGTACCTATGGTAACTACGTTACACGGTACAGATATTACACTTGTAGGTAGTCATCCATTTTATCGTCCTGCAGTAAGTTTTAGTATCAATAACAGTGATGTTGTAACTTCAGTTTCAGAAAGCTTAAAACAAGACACACTGAGACTCTTTGAAATTACTAGAGAGATTGATGTGGTGCCTAATTTTATAGATTTTGGAGCAGAGACAGACACCTTTACAGATTGCCAGCGTGATTTGATGGCAAACGAAGGGGAGCGCATTGTTACACATGTGAGTAACTTTAGAAAAGTAAAACGTATCTCAGATGTGATTGAGGTGTTCTATCGTTTGCAGCTAGAAATTCCTTCTAAGCTACTTATGGTAGGTGAAGGCCCAGAAAGAGAAGCTGCAGAGGAGCGCGTAAAAGAACTTGGTATAGAAGATAAAGTACGCTTCTTAGGTAACAGTAATGAAGTAGATAAAATTTTATGTTTTTCTGATTTATTCCTGCTGCCATCTGAAGCAGAAAGCTTTGGACTTGCGGCGCTAGAAGCTATGGTAAATCGTGTGCCTGTGATTTCTAGTAATGCAGGCGGTATTCCAGAAGTAAATGTAGATGGAGTGACTGGTTACTTATCTAACGTAGGTAACATTGCAGATATGGCTCAAAATGCTATCAGAATCTTAGAAGATGATGATACGCTAGAGAAGTTTAAAACCAACGCAAGAAAAGAAGCGGCCAAGTTTGATATACAAAACATTGTGCCGCTTTATGAATCTCTTTACAAGAGAGCTTTAGAGGAAGTCTCTTAA